The genome window TTAAACCTGTATGTTTAAATAGGATTGAAGGATTTAGGCCATTCCAGAAGCGGTTAGGCAATTTTGCATATGGGTTATCATCGATCAATGGTTATGATTTTACAAAAATAATAATTGATATTTGTGAAAAACAACAAGTACATTATGCTATGCCATGCAAGGATTATTTAGATTTATATAAAAAAGAATTTATATGCTCGTCGTATAATAAACCATAGCATATCATTCCATGCGGGGATAACAAATAACCACGCATGTAGATTCGGCACTCGTGCTTGTCCCGACATCTGCGACGCGGTTTTGGAGAAGTTAGTGCACGCCTTGCAGGCGGGGCGTTCGGTACACTGATCTTCAGCCGGCGCCGGCTATGATTGAGACGTTATATACCATTGCAAGCCAAGCTAAACGGGGTACCCGCCATCAGTGGTGGGAGCGAAGGATGAATAAAAGGGTAGAAAATATATTTTACTTAAATATAAGAGTTATTCGTATATATCAATAATGAGGTATTAAATGCAGAATTTACTAAATGATTTAACCGAGTTGCTTTCTAAAGACGAAAGACTATCTGCCGAAGGAAAGTTATTAAAAAATAAAGTAATAGAACTCGCCCTGGCCATGGATTCTTCACTTATAAAGCTCTTATTGAAAAATGAAAAGATAAAAAAACACTTTTTTACGGAAGTTGATGGCATACTGGTTTTTGACAAAATAAATTTTCAAAAGTTTGTTTCAAATAAAGAATTTCTTCCAGACAGCTACACTGCGTTTAAAAATAAAATTGGTATTGTCAATGAGAATGGTGAATATTTTTCAAAAAGTCAAGAAGTTGTATTAGCTTGGCCTTATAAGGATTGTATTTTAGAAGGTGGTCAAACAAAAGAGGACCAAGAACGAGAAGAAATATTTTGGAATGAAACTCTTGCACCTGATGAAATTGAAAGACTATGCGCACCTAAAGTTATAACAAATTTTAGTCGTTATTCAGGGAAAAAAGGTATAGTACTTACTTCAAATGATAAATTTGAAATATTGAATGAAAATTTATTATTGAAAGGTAATAATTTATTATCATTATGTTCTTTAAAGAAATTATATTCTGGTAAAATAAAATGTATATATATTGATCCACCATACAACCCCGATAGTAATGCAAATACATTCATTTATAATAATAGTTTTAATGAATCAACTTGGCTTACATTTATGAAAAATCGAATAGAAGTGGCCAAGGAGTTACTCTCTAAAGATGGTGTATTTATTATTGCAATAGATGATAATGAATTTTTAGAACTTGGCGTGCTTGTAAAAGAATTATTTCCAAATCATGAATTACATATAATAACAATAGTACATAATCCAAGAGGAGTACAAGGTTCAAATTTTTCTTACACACATGAGTATGCGTTTTTTATTATCCCCAAAGGCAGTATAAGCATTGGAGAACGTAAAATTGATGAATCAGAGATTTATTGGTCTAACCTAAGAAACTGGGGTGGCGAATCACTAAGAGAAGATGCCAGAAACTGTTTTTATCCAGTCATTATTGAAAATGAAGAAATCATTGGCTTTGGTGATGTGCTGGACAATAATATTCACCCTAAACAGACCGAAAAAAAAGGCAATAAATACTACATATACCCTATTGATACAAACGGAGTAGAACGGAAATGGAGATATGCTCGTCAAAGTGTAGAAGAAATAAAAAATTTATTACGTGTAAAAAAATCGAAAAATGGATATGAAATTGAAATTGGCAAAGATTTCGGAACTTATAAAACCGTATGGGTAGATTCAAGATATGACGCAAATGAATATGGGACAAAAATTGTTAGTTCTTTAGTACCCAATAATCGATTTAATTTTCCAAAGTCATTATATAATGTTTACGATTGTCTCCATGCAGTTGTTTCAAAAGATAAAGATGCAATTGTTTTAGATTTTTTTGGCGGAAGCGGCACAACTGCTCATGCTGTCCTTGATTTGAATGAAGCAGATAATGGAAATCGGAAGTTTATTATTTGCGAACAAATGGATTATGTAGAAACGATTACAAGGGAAAGAATAAATTCTGTTATAAAGAATAAGAAGACTGGTTCGTTCATCTACTGCGAACTTATGGAATTAAATGAAGCATACATAAATAAAATCAAAAAAGCTAATTCAACTAAAGAGCTTCTCTCAATTTGGGATGAAATGCAGAAAAAAGCATTCATCAGCTATAAAGTTGACTCAAAGAGCATAAATGAAAATATTTCTGACTTCAAAGAATTTTCTTTAAAAGACCAGAAAAACTTCCTCATAGAGATTCTGGATAAAAACCAAATGTATGTTAATTACAGTGAAATTGATGATAATGATTATAATGTTTCCGAAACTGATAAAAAGCTGAATAAAATGTTCTATGGCGAGGTGTGACTATGCCTCAAACATTAGAACAAAAAATCACCGCATATATTGAACTTGGTAATTCACTACCGGAAATTCCGATATTTCTAAAAAACAATCTTAATGCAAATTTTGAATTACGCCCTTATCAAATAGAAGCATTTGGTAGGTTTTTGTATTATTTAGGCAATGATAAATTGAAACAAAAACCGTCTCAACTCCTCTTTCACATGGCCACTGGAAGCGGTAAAACACTTATTATGGCAGGGGCAATAATTTATCTATACAATCAAGGTTACCGCAATTTTCTGTTTTTTGTAAACAGTACAAATATCATAAATAAGACCCGTGATAATTTCTTAAATCCTCTTTCTTCAAAATACCTATTTTCTGAAACCATATCATTTGGAGACAAGAAAGTAGCCGTTCGTGAAGTTGATAATTTCCAAGTTGTAAACGATGAAGGCATCAATATCGTTTTTTCAACAATCCAGGGGCTTCATTCACGACTGAACACACCAAGAGAAAACTCTCTGACCTATGATGATTTTGAAAATAAGAAAATAGTTTTGTTATCTGACGAGGCCCACCATATTAATGTTGATACCAAGAGAGGGAAACTGACAAAGGAAGAACAAGACGAAATAGTATCATGGGAAGGAACTG of Spirochaetota bacterium contains these proteins:
- a CDS encoding site-specific DNA-methyltransferase encodes the protein MQNLLNDLTELLSKDERLSAEGKLLKNKVIELALAMDSSLIKLLLKNEKIKKHFFTEVDGILVFDKINFQKFVSNKEFLPDSYTAFKNKIGIVNENGEYFSKSQEVVLAWPYKDCILEGGQTKEDQEREEIFWNETLAPDEIERLCAPKVITNFSRYSGKKGIVLTSNDKFEILNENLLLKGNNLLSLCSLKKLYSGKIKCIYIDPPYNPDSNANTFIYNNSFNESTWLTFMKNRIEVAKELLSKDGVFIIAIDDNEFLELGVLVKELFPNHELHIITIVHNPRGVQGSNFSYTHEYAFFIIPKGSISIGERKIDESEIYWSNLRNWGGESLREDARNCFYPVIIENEEIIGFGDVLDNNIHPKQTEKKGNKYYIYPIDTNGVERKWRYARQSVEEIKNLLRVKKSKNGYEIEIGKDFGTYKTVWVDSRYDANEYGTKIVSSLVPNNRFNFPKSLYNVYDCLHAVVSKDKDAIVLDFFGGSGTTAHAVLDLNEADNGNRKFIICEQMDYVETITRERINSVIKNKKTGSFIYCELMELNEAYINKIKKANSTKELLSIWDEMQKKAFISYKVDSKSINENISDFKEFSLKDQKNFLIEILDKNQMYVNYSEIDDNDYNVSETDKKLNKMFYGEV